Genomic window (Marinobacter fonticola):
CGGAGCCCGCCGTACCGGTGCCCGACCCCGCCGCCGTATGGTTGATCACCGCATCGGCGTAGACATCGACACCCACGGCGTTGCAGCGTGAGACCATGTTGGCGAAATCAGCCGCATTACCGCTGCGGCTGAGCAACTGATAACTCACCGGCTGGTACCGGGTCCACCATTGACTACCCTGGATATGCTCTTGCGGCGGCGATACCTGTACCGCAGAAAAGCCCTTAGGCCCCAGAAAGCTCTCGCATTCCTCGGCGACATCGTTCCACGACCACTCGAACAGATGCACGAAGGCGCCCGCCTGAGCCTGGGACGCAGGACCGAGCAACAGCAATGAGGAAGCGACGGCAGCTAAGGCATGCCCTTGGTTGATTACTTTCATTGTTAGCTCCTTGAGCCTCCTTGAGAGGCTCTTCTTGTATTTGTTTTGGGGAGCATCCAACTGCGCAATTCATCACGCACGAGCAGCTGATGAATCATGGATTCCCATGTGCAACGTGCGCTGAACGGGGATTAACCAACAACCTCCTTCAAGACGCAAAAAAGGGGCGTAGCAAGGGGGCGTATCGGAGACAGAGCGCTCATTAACGCTGCCGGACAGCTTTGAGTCGCCGAGGGAAAACAGGGGGGGAAAGAAGACCCACGGCTTTAAAAAGCTGTGGGTCCGAACAACTAGCGGGGACGCAATTTGTCTAATTTTAGGGTCGACAGTGTGCGGGAACGAACGTCGTTCAGCAGTTCCGCATCGTCGACCAGCGATTGACCGTAAGACGGGATCAGCTCGCGCATGCGCGCCTGCCACTCCGGCGATTTGATGCGCTCGGGGAAACAGCGTTCGACGACGTCGACCATCGCGTTCACCGCAGTGGATGCGCCGGGCGAGGCGCCTAACAAGGCGGCCAGTGAGCCATCCTTCGCCGCGACGATCTCGGTACCGAATTCCAGTTTGCCGCGACCGTCAGCCGACTTCTTGATGATTTGCACCCGCTGGCCCGCTTCGCGCAAATGCCAATTCTCCGCCTTGGCATCGGTGAAGAAGTCGCGCAGTGCCTCCATTCGATCCTCGTGAGACTGGAAAGCCTCCTTGATCAGGTAGCGGGTCAGATCCATGTTGCTCTTGCCCACCTGCATCATCGGCACAATATTCCCACCTTTGACCGATGAGAACAGGTCCATGACTGACCCCTGCTTGAGGAACTTGGTGGTGAAGCCGGCAAAGGGACCGAACAATAGCGCCGGTTCGCCGCCAATGATGCGGGTATCGAGGTGCGGCACCGACATGGGCGGTGCACCGACCGGCGCCTTGCCGTAGACCTTGGAGTAGTGCTGCTTGACCACCTCCGGGTTCTGGCACACCAGCCATTGACCGCTGACCGGGAAGCCGCCATAGCCTTTCGCTTCGTCGATCTCGGATTTCTGCAGTAGGGGCAAGGCCGCGCCACCGGCACCAATAAAGACAAAACCCGCCTCAATTTTCTTGATTTCGCCGGAGTTTTCGTCCTTTAGCCGCACTTTCCAGCGGCCATTATCACGCCGGGCGAGCCGTTTCACCGAATGGCTCAACAGCACGTCGAAGTTAGGCTCTTTGCTGAGCCACTCGACCATGTTGCGGGTCAAGGAACCGAAATCCACGTCCGAGCCATGCTCGACCCGGGTCGCAGCGACCGGCTGCATCGGGTCGCGATTCTGGATGATCAGCGGCATCCATTCCTTTAGGGTTTCGGGGGACTCGGTATAGCGCATGTCCTTGAACAGATGATGCTTGCTCAGCAGTTCATGGCGCTTACGCAGGTAAGCGACGTTATCTTCACCCCACACGAAACTTTGGTGCGGCGTAGCGTTAATGAACTGGGCCGGGTCGGGCAAGGCGCCCTGCTCCACCAGATAGGACCAGAACTGCAGCGAGACTTCGAAGGCTGCATTGATGGTCAGCGCCCGTTCGATCTGAACGCTGCCATCTTCGGTTTCCGGGGTGTAGTTCAGCTCGCAGTAGCCGGCATGACCGGTCCCCGCATTGTTCCAACCGTCTGTGCTTTCATGGGCCACGTGATCGAGACGCTCTACCATGACGATGTCCAGGGACGGATCTAGCTGCCTGAGCATCATGCCGAGGGTAGCGCTCATGACGCCACCGCCGACCAGCACGACATCTGCCTGTCTTGCAGTCATTATTTTTCTACCTTAATCCGATGATCAAAACGGAGTTCAGGGAACCCCCCGATAAATGCTCTATCGCTGCACCCCCTCTGCTACGGGCTTGTCCAGGGATTCCTCGGATGGGGCACGATTATCCGTTTTTTTGGCGCAAGATGAAATTGCCTAGAGCAATCGTCACAGAACTCGCGTGACCGAGGCAAAGATGCCAGTGGCCGCTGCCGGACCCCGGGGAGTAAACTCCTCGGCTGCTTTCACACCTGTTCTATACGTAACAGCCTTCGGATGGTTTGTCCCTTATGCATTGGTTGGATATTACGCTGGTCAGCTTTGCCGTTCTGGCCTTGCTGGGCGTCATCTTCGAAGAAG
Coding sequences:
- the mqo gene encoding malate dehydrogenase (quinone) — translated: MTARQADVVLVGGGVMSATLGMMLRQLDPSLDIVMVERLDHVAHESTDGWNNAGTGHAGYCELNYTPETEDGSVQIERALTINAAFEVSLQFWSYLVEQGALPDPAQFINATPHQSFVWGEDNVAYLRKRHELLSKHHLFKDMRYTESPETLKEWMPLIIQNRDPMQPVAATRVEHGSDVDFGSLTRNMVEWLSKEPNFDVLLSHSVKRLARRDNGRWKVRLKDENSGEIKKIEAGFVFIGAGGAALPLLQKSEIDEAKGYGGFPVSGQWLVCQNPEVVKQHYSKVYGKAPVGAPPMSVPHLDTRIIGGEPALLFGPFAGFTTKFLKQGSVMDLFSSVKGGNIVPMMQVGKSNMDLTRYLIKEAFQSHEDRMEALRDFFTDAKAENWHLREAGQRVQIIKKSADGRGKLEFGTEIVAAKDGSLAALLGASPGASTAVNAMVDVVERCFPERIKSPEWQARMRELIPSYGQSLVDDAELLNDVRSRTLSTLKLDKLRPR